The Raphanus sativus cultivar WK10039 chromosome 2, ASM80110v3, whole genome shotgun sequence genome includes a region encoding these proteins:
- the LOC108823505 gene encoding probable BOI-related E3 ubiquitin-protein ligase 2: protein MAIQAQLSYNANQIGSEFSLINSNSRIGMDELYMKNNNLQTQKALSQHALFHHQHQQSRSQSVLDVHMEKQRQEIDQFIRIQSERLRYVLQEQSKQETETLLRQMEAKALVLMAHKEEEMSKALSKNMELEDLLRRMETENQTWQRMARENEAMVAALNSTLEQVRERAVTCHDDETAEDEGSCCGGDDSFPAKKSSCLNCGSNGETRVLFLPCRHLCCCTSCEAGLVLCPICSTPKKNSIEALIF, encoded by the exons ATGGCGATACAAGCGCAGTTGAGTTACAACGCGAACCAAATCGGGTCAGAGTTTTCGTTGATCAACAGCAATAGCAGAATCGGGATGGATGAGTTGTATATGAAAAATAACAATCTCCAGACGCAGAAAGCTCTCAGCCAACATGCTCTGTTTCATCACCAACACCAACAGTCTCGTTCTCAGAGCGTTTTAGACGTTCACATGGAGAAACAGAGGCAAGAGATCGACCAGTTCATCAGAATACAG AGCGAGAGGTTGAGATACGTATTGCAAGAACAGAGCAAGCAAGAGACAGAGACGTTGCTGAGGCAAATGGAAGCGAAAGCTTTGGTTTTGATGGCGCACAAGGAAGAAGAGATGTCGAAAGCGTTGAGCAAGAACATGGAGCTCGAGGATCTGCTGAGGAGAATGGAGACGGAGAACCAAACGTGGCAGAGGATGGCTCGCGAGAACGAAGCGATGGTCGCGGCGCTTAACTCGACGCTAGAACAGGTCCGAGAGAGAGCCGTGACGTGTCACGACGACGAAACGGCGGAGGACGAAGGGTCGTGCTGCGGAGGAGATGATAGTTTTCCGGCGAAGAAGAGTTCTTGCTTGAACTGTGGGTCAAATGGAGAGACGAGAGTGCTGTTTCTGCCGTGTAGGCATCTCTGTTGCTGCACGAGTTGCGAGGCTGGCCTTGTTCTTTGTCCCATCTGTAGCACTCCCAAGAAGAACAGTATCGAGGCCTTGATTTTCTAG